The window TTTATTGTTCAACAATTTTGAAAAACTTATTTGCGGCGCTCTTCGCCCTGCTGCTGCCTGTTGTGGCATCGGCTCAATTTTCCATCAGCGGAAAAATCACAAACCAGGCCGGCGATGAACTGCCCGGCGCAACCATCAGCATTAACAGCCCGGCTGTAAACACCGTTGCCGGCGCTAACGGAAATTACACCCTTAGCAATTTACAAAGCGGCAACTATACTATAAAAGCCAGCTTTGTAGGCTATCAAACCATCACCAAAACCATTCGGCTTAATAATAATCAGGTGGTTGATCTTTTGCTTACAAGCGCTGCCTTTAGTGCGGAGGAAGTGACAGTTACTGCTACACGGGCGGGTAAAAACTCGCCAACGGCCTTTACCAACTTAAGCAAAAAAGACCTGGAAAAAAACAATTTTGGCCAAGATTTACCTTACCTGCTTAACCAAACACCATCGGTTGTGGTAAGTGCGGATGCGGGCACAGGTATTGGCTACACTGGTATACGTATTCGCGGCTCGGATGCTACACGGGTAAATGTTACTATAAACGGCATCCCCTACAACGATTCGGAAAGCCAGGGTTCGTACTTTGTCGATCTGCCCGATATTGCATCATCCATCAATAACATACAAATACAGCGCGGTGTGGGCACATCAACCAATGGCGCTGGCGCATTTGGTGGCAGCATCAATATATCAACCACCACGCGCCGCGATACCGGCTATGCCGATATCAGCACCTCGGCAGGCTCGTTTGGCACCTTAAAAAACACCCTTAACCTGGGTACGGGTTTGTTGGGCGGCAAGTTTAGTGTAGATGGCAGGCTGTCGCGAATAAAGTCTGACGGATACATAGACAGGGGGGCGTCTGACCTGAAGTCGTTTTTTGTGAGCGGCGCTTACTACGGTAAAAGCAGCACATTAAGGGCCAATATATTTTCGGGCTACGAGCGCACCTACCAGGCCTGGAACGGCGTGGCCGATTATATTATAAGTGATAATACGCTGCCAAACCACCGCACATATAACGAACTGGGCATATTGCCCGACGGCAGCTTTTATAAAGATCAGGTTGATGATTATTTGCAAAACCACTACCAGTTACTATACGATCAAAAACTATCGGACAAGGTAAGTTTTAGCGGTGCCCTACACTATACCAAAGGTAAAGGCTATTACGAAGAGTATAAAGCAAACGCGGCCGTGGCTGATTATGGACTTACACCTGTAGTTATTGGTGATAGTATCATTGCCAATACCGACCTGGCCCGCCGCCGCTGGCTGGATAACGATTTTTATGGTGTTACCTATGCTCTAAAATATCAGCCACAAACCAATCTTAACTTTACTTTAGGGGGCGCTTATAACCGCTACACCGGCGCGCATTATGGCAATATTATTTATACTAAGCAAAGTGCCGGCATTGCACCTAACTACGAGTATTACCGCGATGATGCCAAAAAGAACGACTTTAACATTTTTGCCCGTGGCGAATACAAATTGGGTAATGCAACACTTTTTGCAGATATGCAATATCGCCGTATTTATTACTCGTTTTTGGGCTTCGACCAAAACCTGAATAATGTGCAGCAAAGTGCAACGCTTAACTTTTTTAACCCCAAAGCGGGTATAACCTACGAGCTGGACGAGCGCAATAACATTTACGCGTCATTCGCTGTGGGCAACCACGAGCCCAACCGCGACGATTACACCAACTCGACCCCGCTAAGCAGGCCCAAGCCCGAGAACTTAAAAGATTTTGAATTGGGTTACCGCACCAACGGCAGCATATTTAAAGGAGGCATTAACGGCTTTTACATGTTGTATAAAAACCAGCTGATACTAACCGGAGCCTTAAATGATGTAGGCTCGCAAATACGCAACAACGTAGATAAAAGCTACCGCGCGGGCATTGAGTTTGATGGCCGTGTTAAAATAGCCAACCAGCTAAGCGCCGCAGCAACAGCTACCATTAGTACCAATAAAATTAAAAACTACAGCCAGTTTTTAAACAACTATGATAATAATACCCAGGTAGAAATATTTTTGCCAAAAACGGATATTGCCTATTCGCCCTCTTTCATTGCATCGGGCGAGATAAGTTACAGCCCAATAAAGGGCGGCGAAATATCGCTGCTGGGTAAATACATCAGCAGCCAGTATTTAGATAATACCATGAATACCAACCCGGCAGCTTTCCCG is drawn from Inquilinus sp. KBS0705 and contains these coding sequences:
- a CDS encoding TonB-dependent receptor → MASAQFSISGKITNQAGDELPGATISINSPAVNTVAGANGNYTLSNLQSGNYTIKASFVGYQTITKTIRLNNNQVVDLLLTSAAFSAEEVTVTATRAGKNSPTAFTNLSKKDLEKNNFGQDLPYLLNQTPSVVVSADAGTGIGYTGIRIRGSDATRVNVTINGIPYNDSESQGSYFVDLPDIASSINNIQIQRGVGTSTNGAGAFGGSINISTTTRRDTGYADISTSAGSFGTLKNTLNLGTGLLGGKFSVDGRLSRIKSDGYIDRGASDLKSFFVSGAYYGKSSTLRANIFSGYERTYQAWNGVADYIISDNTLPNHRTYNELGILPDGSFYKDQVDDYLQNHYQLLYDQKLSDKVSFSGALHYTKGKGYYEEYKANAAVADYGLTPVVIGDSIIANTDLARRRWLDNDFYGVTYALKYQPQTNLNFTLGGAYNRYTGAHYGNIIYTKQSAGIAPNYEYYRDDAKKNDFNIFARGEYKLGNATLFADMQYRRIYYSFLGFDQNLNNVQQSATLNFFNPKAGITYELDERNNIYASFAVGNHEPNRDDYTNSTPLSRPKPENLKDFELGYRTNGSIFKGGINGFYMLYKNQLILTGALNDVGSQIRNNVDKSYRAGIEFDGRVKIANQLSAAATATISTNKIKNYSQFLNNYDNNTQVEIFLPKTDIAYSPSFIASGEISYSPIKGGEISLLGKYISSQYLDNTMNTNPAAFPVAASNRYIMDRKLNSYFVSDIRMRYNFSVRSVKNIGLGLLVNNLFNKQYEANGATYPDIEGGQVVNYNYYFPQATRNFLASVSLSF